The Levilactobacillus namurensis genomic interval CCACCAAAAACAGGTCTCCCGCCGTGGTCACGGCATCCACCCGCAGGTCCGGGGTCGCGGCCAGCTGGTCGGTGTCCATCTCGGCGTAACGGGCATGCGGTGCCACAAAACCAGGCGTCAGTCCCGCTAGCAGCGGCGTCTCCTGCAGAATCTGGTGCGGGTAAACGCCGAACAGCTTGTGGGGCAACCGGTGCTTGGTGATCCCGTAGAAGTGATTCAACGCAGCCATCGCGCCCCAGCACAGGTACAGTTGGGGAATCTGGTGGCTCGCTAACGTCGCCATGAGGTCCCGGAGCTCCTGAATGTAGGTAATCTGGGAAAACGGAATCGTCTCGATAGGCGCCCCGGTCACGATGAACCCGTCTAATTGGGCCACCGCCGACAAGTCTAGCGGCTGCATCAGGCGGGCCACTGAACCCGGGACCGGCCGCCCCGCGTAGTGTTGCCGGGGATAGTACTCGTGAATGACCACGGGCTGTTCCGGCGTACTCAAGACCCGGTGGAACCGCTGACTGGTGGCCTCCTTGTCGTGCATGATATTCAGAATCCCGATGTGTAAGGCTTGCATACTGCGGTCACCCTCCTTCTCCGACCAACCATTTCATCAGGCTAATATTAGTATACTGCCTTAGAGTTACTGTAAGGCAACCTATTTACTTACTAAACTTTAGTGTTATGTTTCTATTTAACCACAAAATAACCCGCGATGCTGGTCTTGGGCTTGTGACTTTCTTCATTCAGGTTTTATCAGCGCCTTACCGGACGGCCAGACAAGGCTGGAACGCCGTGGGCACCACTTCGAGCCACAGGGCGGTCTCGAAGCTGGACCTTATTCTAAGCTGGCTGAGGAACGCCAACTAAGAATAATTTCACGGCTGAGCCTTGTCTGGCCGTCCTCTCGGCTTACAGTCGGATGAATATAACGACAGTTGGCCGTTTCAAAAACGCCTTCAAAAACATGAAGGTATGATTGGACGATGATATGCAAGGCAGTCTAATGTAGGTTCCAAAAACCAAGAATAAGGTCTTCCAAAATTGATTAACACCTAACAATTAGTTAAGGCCTCCTCACAGAATATGATAGAATGAAGTTGATTATCAGGAGGTGATTTTCATGACGCAAAGTCCTCGAGTTCCCGTCAATCCTAAAATTTTAGATTGGGCTATTGAACATGGCGAAAAGAGTCGTTCGGAGTTAGCTCAAAAGTACCCAGTGGATGCATGGCGTAATTCCGACAGTCATGACAATCCCACGTTTAAACAGCTCCAACGATTTAGCCAAGACACCCATATTCCCTTTAACTACTTCTTTGGGACAGAAGTTCCCCGCGAAGAGAATACCTTCGTTAAATTCAGAACAGTCAACAATGCCTCAGTTCAGCCAAGCCGACGTCTAATCGACACCATCCACATGATGGAATCTAGACAAGCTTGGATGAAAGATGATCTGTTGAACCAAAATGAACATCATCGCTTTGGTCTTTTACATCAAGTTAACCTCAAGATGAGTCCAACCACCGTAGCAACTACCGTCTTAAATCTGCTAACCCTGTCCGAATCACTAGGAACTTCAATGACCGATGAAGACTTTTTCACACTACTACGGACTAAAATTAGCGCCTTAGGCATCATGGTCATGCAAAATGGTATTGTGGGTACTAATACTCACCGTCCCCTTGATGTGACCGAGTTTCGGGCTTTTGTGCTGATTGATCCGGTCGTCCCCCTCATCTTTATTAATAGCGCTGATAGTAAGAAAGCTAAGATTTTTTCACTACTCCATGAATTCATCCACGTGTTATTGGGGCAAAGCGAAGTGCTTAACGTTGCTCCAGATACGGCTCTTCAAAATGAGCGGTGGATCAATCGGGTGACCATCAATGTCTTAATGCCGCCGACTGCTGTAAAAGCTAGTTTGGCGCCGAAACAACCTGCCTCGGCTAATCTCAAATTTCTCTCCCGGCGATTCCATACCAGCCTTGTCGCCACAGCTATCCAGCTAAAGTCAATGCACCTCTATGACGATCGACTCATCGACTGGGCTGAGAAGGAACAGGCTACTGGTCTAAAAAGAAAACCCAAATCAACTGGCGGTGACTTTTACAACACTGCCCTTTCACGAGTAGACCGCCGCTTCGCTAACGCTGTCATCAATCATGAAGCAAGCGGTCAACTGGCAATCACTTCAGCTGCTTCCATGCTAGGTGTCTCGCTAAAAACTTACGATGCCACAGTAGACCGAATTTTAGGATTGGCGTGAGAATATGGACTATTTATTGGACTCAAACTCATTAATTGACGCGCATAAGAAATGGTACCGGCCTGAGGTCTTTAAATCCGTTTGGACCTTTCTGGCAACTGCACCCAATGTGAAAATGACAACCTTTGTCTACGATGAAATCCAATATCCTCAGCAACTTGTCAATTGGACTCATCAAACCTTCAAAACTCAACAGATTCAACCTGACGATGCGACCATCCAAGTCTATCGCGAAATCATGAACTGGATTTCCGTATCGCAGCGTTGGAATCCTGCAGGAATTGCCCAGTGGCAATCTCCCTACAAGGCTGATCCTTGGCTGATTGCTACAGCTCAAATTCATCATCAATCTATTGTGACAATGGACGGAAACGGACACGTGACAATGCCTAGCATTGGTGTTTTTTCTGGTAAGGAGCCTAAGATTGCCGCCGTTGCGCATCAGTTTGGTGTCACCACCATACCGCTCTATGAACTGCTATCCCAACTACACTTATCGTTATAGTCATGACCAGAGACAAGCCAACCTGCTTGTCTCTTTTTTAATGGCGCTGAACTGACAATTGCACAGCCCCTAAACATCTCCCAACCCAAAAAGAACCGCCCCAACCTACCTGGTCAGAACGGTTCTCAGAAGTTTTCAATTTACATGTTAAGCACTCTGCTTGGGTGACGCCAACCGCTTGTAGAAGACCCAGTAACTCCAGATGAAGTAGACCAGGACAATCGGCAAGATGGAGAAGGTCAGAATGGTCATCAGATGCAGCGTGTACGGCGAATTCGACGAGTTCTTAATCAACAGGCTGTACGCCGGATTATTGGCGACCATGACCCGCGGGAACAACCCGTTGAAGATCAAGACGACCACGCTAATCAACGACAAACCACTGCCCACGAAGGATAACCACTCGTGGTTACCCAGGACACCCCAGTAGGCCAACGCGGTGACCACGACCAGGAAGGCCACGATAACCGTGGTGCTCAGTGGCTTCTTCTGGAAGAAGTCGGTGTAGACGAACAGCAGGATGGCGAAGACCACTTCCCCGGCGAACAGAACCGGGTAGAGAATCTTGTTCCAAGCCCGGGCCCGGTCACGCAGGCCGCCTTCGGTCTTCAACCGGATGAAGTTCAAGCCGTGGACCAAACATAAGACGGTCACGGCAACCCCACCTACGATGGAGAACAGGTTAACGTAGTCCGTGAAGTGCGCGGTCATATCACCATTTTGGTCAATCGGCATCCCCTTGATCATGGCCGTGAACAGCATCCCGAAGAGGAACGCCGCACAACCACTTCCAATGGTACCGGCCCATTCCCAGAAGGTCTTCCAGGTCTGCGTCCGCATGTTCGCCCGGAACTCGAAGGACACGCCCCGGAAAATCAGCGCGGCCAGAATCAGGAACAAGACCAGGTAGAACCCAGAGAACAACGTGGCATACCACATCGGGAACGAAGCAAACATCGCCCCGCCGGCCGTGATCAGCCAGACTTCGTTGCCGTCCCAGTGCGGGCCAATCGTCCGAATCACGACGTCCCGTTCCGCATCATTACGGGCGAAGCTCTTGATCAGCATGCCGACCCCGAAGTCGAACCCTTCGAGGAAGAAGAAACCACTGAACAGGACGCCAATAAGGATAAACCAGAGTAATTGTAAGTTAGTCATGGTTGAACGCCCCCTTCGAGTAAGGATCAATGTCAGTGTCACTGGCCGCATAGCCGTCGGTATTGTCCGCGTCCGGTCCGGCCTTTAGAGTCCGGTGACTCAGGACAATCATGACGACTCCCATGCCGGCAAACATCAGGAAGTAGATAATGTTTGAGGTCAGCAGCGAAGCCACGGAAACGTTTGGCGATACCGCGTCCGCGATGGTCAACAGGCCGTAAACCACCCACGGGTACCGACCGAATTCCGTGATGAACCAACCACAGGTGTTCACGATAAATGGTAGCCACAGGCAGATCCCCATGATGTACAGGAACCAGCGCTGCTTCATAATGGCTTGCGACTTCTTACGGTTCATAATCAGTCCAACCACGGCAAGCAAGGCAAATAACGCGGCGGCACCGGACATGATCCGGAAGCTCCAGAATAAGGTGTTGGTTGGCACGTAGTAGTTGATGTCTTTACCGAATTTCTTATCGTACTTGGCGTGCAACTCTTTATTGGCCTGGTTCATCCCAGTCACGGTCCCGGTCAATTTATGGTAACTCAATAAGTTCAAAACATACGGAACATCCACGGACCAGGTGGTCTTGTGCGCCTTGGTATCGAAGCCCGCAATGGCCGTCCATTCACCTTTTTCCGTCGAGTTCTTGTAGAGCCCTTCCATGGCCCCGACCTTCATCGGCTGGTTATTCAGTAGGTAACGCATCTGCGTGTCCCCACTGGCAATGGAGCCTAACGAGAAGATCAAGCCGATGACCAAGGCCACCTGCAGGGACTTCCGGTAGAACGTGACGTGGTCCTTCTTCAGCAACCGCCAAGCGGAGCAACCCGCGATGACAAAGGCAGCGGTTACAAATGCCCCGAAAATAACGTGGGGGAATTCGTTCCAAAGTTGGGGGTTCCCCACGATGGCACCGAAGTCGACCATCTGTACGTGGCCGGTCTGCTTGTTAATGATGTAGCCCAATGGGTTCTGCATGAAACTATTCGCGGCCAAAATCCATAGTGCTGATAGAGAAGACCCAAACATAACTAACCAAATAAATAACGTGTGGACCCACTTATTGAAGCGGTCCCAAGTAAACATCCACATGCCGATGAACGTGGATTCCATGAAGAACGCGGCTAACGCTTCGATGGCTAACGGCGCCCCGAAGATGTCCCCCATGAACCGTGAGTATTCCGACCAGTTCATCCCAAATTGGAATTCTTGGATGATCCCGGTCACGACCCCTACGGCGAAGCTATACAGGAAAATCTTGCCCCAGAACTGGGCCATCTTCTTGTAGTCTTCGTCGCCTTTAACGGCGTACATCGTTTCCATGACGGCAACGACAAAGGCCAACCCGATGGAAAACGGAACAAAGAAGAAATGGAAAACGGTCGTCATCCCGAATTGGAATCGTGCTAAGCCTAGAATATCTAGACCAACATTAAGCATTGTTCTAACCTCCCCAAACGTTATGTGTATGAATAAATAATTGCTAGCTTATCCTCATTATATCGAGTGATAAGCCAATATTCAATGATTCACCTTGATGTTTTGCGCAAAAGCTTCTTTTTCTGTCTATTTTTTTAGCATTAAGGCAACTCAACTAAGTAACATATTCGCAGAAGTGTGCTACTAGGCTTCTGTGGTGGGGGGCATCCGCCTTACCGGGCGGCCAGACAGGGCTGGAACGCCGTGGGCACCACTTCGAGCCACAGAGCGGTCTCGAAGCTGGGCCTTATTCTAAGCCGGCTGAGGAACGCCAACTAAGAATAATTTCACGGCTGAGCCCTGTCTGGCCACCCTCTCGGCTCACACTGGTGATGAAATTGACTAACCGTTTGAAATGACTTTCCCACTACCGTTAGGCCCCAACAGCCGATAGGGCCCAGCCGGTGACATTAGCGTTAGGCCAGAGGGTTTCTGGCCTTAGGCTAATGCCGAGCTTTGAGATTCGCGGGTTTAGCGAAGCTCAAAGTCGTGCCCACTGGCGTCACGGCCCTGCCAATCGGCTGTTGGGGCCGTCTGCATCCGTCAGTTGTCCCCCTTTACTCCGGTCCGGTAAGGCGTATGGGTAAGCGGATGCACCATCCCCCGTTTGCTGAGCGGTTAAACCTGATTTTCCCCACTAAATGGTACGGTAAATGGCGGGAGACGTGCTACACTAGGGACAGTCAATTTTACCCTCAAGGAGGTCTTTTTCATGACGGAACGTATCTTATTACTTTATCCCCTGACCCCGGACCAGCGGCATCGCTTGGACGCGCTGGACGCAGAGTTCTACACGCCCGACACCTACCAGGACGCCACCGGGCCCATCACCAGCATCTTCGGCTGGAGCGCACTGGGTGATCAGGTCTTAAAGGACCCCCGCAACCAGGTCCACTGGATTCAGACCTTTAGTGCCGGTATCGACTACCTGCCGCTCGACTGGTTGGCCGAACACCAAGTGGCCCTGACCAACGCCAGTGGCGTCTACTCTCCGGCCATCGCCGAATCCACCATCGGGTACCTGCTCTACTTCCTGCGGGGCTTCGACGGGGCCGTTCAAAACCAAGCCGGCCACTTCTGGCAACAACCGAACCGTAACGACCTGCATAGCCTGTCCGAACAACGAGTGGTCATCTACGGGACCGGGAGCATCGGTCAGGCCATCGCGAAGCTCCTCCGCGGTTTTGGCAACGCACCTTACGGGGTCAACCGTACGGGGCACCCCGTCGACGGCTTCCAGCAGACCGTCAGCCTGGATCACGACGCCGAACTCTTAAAGGACGCCGACATCGTGATCAACAACATGCCGGCGACCGACGCGACCATCCACTACTTCAACGCCGCCTTCTTCCAACAGTTGACCGGCTTACGGGTCTTCGTCAACGTCGGCCGGGGCAGTTCCGTGAACACCACTGCGTTGATGCAGGCCTTAGACAAACGGGAAGTTCTAAACGCCGCTTTAGACGTCTTCGAGACCGAACCCCTTCCTCGTGAATCCAAGCTCTGGGACTACGCTAACGTCTTAATCACGCCGCACCAGACTGGATTCTCCGTGGCCAACAACCGGCCCATCTTCGAACTCTTCTACCAGAACCTCACCAGCTACCTCGCCGATGGCCACTTGGCCGTGAACCAAGTCGACCCTCAACGCGGGTATTAAGTCTAAGAGTGGGACAAAAGGCGATTAGCCAGTGAGCATTAACGTTATTAGCAAGAACAAAGGAGGTCTGGGAATTTTGTCCCAGGCCTTTTTTAGGTCACCTGGTAAAGTTAGTTGTCTCCAAATAATTAAGGATTGTAAGCTAGCCATGAATTCTAAATTGGCCGCCTCGCCTTACCCCCTTACTCGTGCTAGGCTAAAACTACAAGGGGGAGATAACAATGAGACACAAAACTATCGTGATGGGGACCACGTTTAGTCAACCAACGTTTAAGAAGCGGGCAATGACGATTATTTCACCGTTTATCAATGAGCCGTTCGTTCAACAACTGGTCTGTGTGAACTACGATCCACAACGCCGTGATCCGGCCGATTGTTCCGTCGTACTCTACTCCAAATCTCACCAATTCCTGGCTTTGAAGGATTGTTCCGGCGAGGAAGCTCACCAGCCGCAGAACATCCTCCAACTCTCCGACGCCGACGAGGTCTTCCACACCGACGTAGACGCGGATTCCATTTTCCTGCATCAATTCTAGAACTTGTTTTGAGGTTAAATTGCAAATGAATTCGGTCCCGGTAACCGCTAGAGCCGTGACGCCTGTGGGCACGATTTCAAGCTTCGCCCAACCCGCGAATCTTGAAACTCGGCCTTGGCCTAGGCTGAGAAAACCACTCAGCCAACGCCAATTTCACTGGCTGAGCTCTAGCGGCCACCGGGACCTTACGTTAGTGCTCAACTAACCTGTATTGATGACCATTACTGTGTAAGCCGTGAGGGTGGCCAGACAGGGCTCAGCCGTGAAATTATTCTTAGTTGGCGTTCCTCAGCCGACTTAGAATAAGGCCCAGCTTTGAGACCGCCCTGTGGCTCGAAGTGGTGCCCACGGCGTTCCAGCTCTGTCTGACCGCCCGGTAAGGCGAGTAAAACCACAATAGTTGCTTAAAAGTGCCAATTTCTTTCATTTAACAAAGCCAGGCCCGCAAACTCACGTGTTTGCGGGCCTTTTATCATAGCTAAAAAACACCGGAGAAACGGATTGTCTCTCCAGTGCTTAACCGTTAACTATTCAGTTTTTAACGTCAAATCTAAGATTGGGTCGCCTTGGTGGACCTCACCGGTCGTCTTCGCTGGTTTGAATGGTGCCAAGTCGCCGTGGTTGGTGACCACCACCATCACGGTATCGTCCAGGCCCGCCTTGTGAATGGCTGGGGCCCAGAACTCAATCAACTTCTGTCCGGCCGTGACGTGCTCGCCCTCTGTCACGTATTGGACGAACCCGGTCCCCTGCATGGTGACTGTGTCGACCCCAATATGGATCAGTAACAAGACCCCGTTATCCGACCGTAACCCAATCGCGTGGCGGGTCGGAAAGGTCGCCTCGACCACTCCGTCGAACGGCGCACAGACCTCACCGTCACTAGGCTTAATGGCGAACCCTTCGCCCATCTTCCCCGAAGCGAAGCTCTGTTCCGCCACTTGCTGTAAGGAGACCAGTTCCCCACTCACGGGAACCTGAACCGTCGTGGTACCGGCAAGTTCTTGTTGGATATCCTCGGGATTCTGGTTAGTGTCCAGGTGTTCGTGCCAAGTCTTTTCCAACTCGTCCACGATTTGGGCGTGCTGCTTTTCATCCAGCGTAACCTTCTTGAAGAAGATGAAGGTCCCTGCCAGGACCAGCAGCGTCGGTAACCCGAACATGAAGAGCTTGAAGACCAATTGGCCGTGACCGGTAATATCGCCGGCCGTTGCCCCCGTGGTCATTCCAGCTAGAACTGCGGCGATTCCCACGATCCCGTTGGAAATCGCGCCCCCTAATTTATCCAGCAATGGCCGGACGGACAGGGTCAGGGATTCGTCCCGGTGCCCGAACTTCAATTGCCCGTATTCCACGGAGTCACTCAGAATCATCAAGACTACCAAGAAAATCAGCGGTTGTGGAATGAAGAACAGGACCGCAGAGAACAAGACCATCGGCAGGGAGTCCCCGGCGACCGTGAAGCAAGCCAGCGAGACTAGCATGATGGCAATCGAGAGGAAGAAGACTTTCCGCCGACTGAACTTCCGCGCTAGGGGTGGGAAGGCCAAGACGGAGAAGACCCCGATCACGGCGTTTAACGTCGCCAACAGACTGAATTGCCCGGGTTTCCCCAGAATATAAGTAAAGTAGTAGAATTCCATGGCGTTGGTGATGGCGATCCCGGACGTGTAGAGTCCGTAGGTCAGCGACAGCCACATCAGCTGGTCATTACGGCCCAAGACCTTGAAGACCCCGCGCACCGTGGTCTTTTCGGTGTTCTTCCGCAACTCGGAATCATTTTCCTTAGTCCCCAGCCCCACCACGATGGCGGAGATCCAGGAGAGCAGTGCGATGATTAGCCCAAAGGCGAACCACCCGCGCGTATCCCCTTGACCGTGGTTGGCGTTCACGGAGAAGAAGACCACGATAGGCGTGACTACGACCCCCACGATGTTGGCCCCGATGGTCGAACCGACCCGGGCGTAAGTCGCGGTCTTTTCCCGTTCGACCGAGTCAAACGAAATCGCCGGAATCATGGACCAGAACCCCACGTCCTTGAAGGAGTAGAAGATGTCCATGGTGATGTACAGAATCGCAAACAGA includes:
- a CDS encoding ImmA/IrrE family metallo-endopeptidase — its product is MTQSPRVPVNPKILDWAIEHGEKSRSELAQKYPVDAWRNSDSHDNPTFKQLQRFSQDTHIPFNYFFGTEVPREENTFVKFRTVNNASVQPSRRLIDTIHMMESRQAWMKDDLLNQNEHHRFGLLHQVNLKMSPTTVATTVLNLLTLSESLGTSMTDEDFFTLLRTKISALGIMVMQNGIVGTNTHRPLDVTEFRAFVLIDPVVPLIFINSADSKKAKIFSLLHEFIHVLLGQSEVLNVAPDTALQNERWINRVTINVLMPPTAVKASLAPKQPASANLKFLSRRFHTSLVATAIQLKSMHLYDDRLIDWAEKEQATGLKRKPKSTGGDFYNTALSRVDRRFANAVINHEASGQLAITSAASMLGVSLKTYDATVDRILGLA
- a CDS encoding glycoside-pentoside-hexuronide (GPH):cation symporter, with translation MVNQQQPEAAESKSRQLVSRLSYSFGAFGHDAFYSTLSTYFIMFVTAHLFDKTDGAQSKMIAAITAIIFVLRFVELAIDPLIGNAIDNTRSKWGHFKPWIIAGGTIGSVVLAILFTNMGGLNTKNPILYLILFAILYITMDIFYSFKDVGFWSMIPAISFDSVEREKTATYARVGSTIGANIVGVVVTPIVVFFSVNANHGQGDTRGWFAFGLIIALLSWISAIVVGLGTKENDSELRKNTEKTTVRGVFKVLGRNDQLMWLSLTYGLYTSGIAITNAMEFYYFTYILGKPGQFSLLATLNAVIGVFSVLAFPPLARKFSRRKVFFLSIAIMLVSLACFTVAGDSLPMVLFSAVLFFIPQPLIFLVVLMILSDSVEYGQLKFGHRDESLTLSVRPLLDKLGGAISNGIVGIAAVLAGMTTGATAGDITGHGQLVFKLFMFGLPTLLVLAGTFIFFKKVTLDEKQHAQIVDELEKTWHEHLDTNQNPEDIQQELAGTTTVQVPVSGELVSLQQVAEQSFASGKMGEGFAIKPSDGEVCAPFDGVVEATFPTRHAIGLRSDNGVLLLIHIGVDTVTMQGTGFVQYVTEGEHVTAGQKLIEFWAPAIHKAGLDDTVMVVVTNHGDLAPFKPAKTTGEVHQGDPILDLTLKTE
- a CDS encoding DUF4411 family protein, yielding MDYLLDSNSLIDAHKKWYRPEVFKSVWTFLATAPNVKMTTFVYDEIQYPQQLVNWTHQTFKTQQIQPDDATIQVYREIMNWISVSQRWNPAGIAQWQSPYKADPWLIATAQIHHQSIVTMDGNGHVTMPSIGVFSGKEPKIAAVAHQFGVTTIPLYELLSQLHLSL
- a CDS encoding homoserine O-succinyltransferase, coding for MQALHIGILNIMHDKEATSQRFHRVLSTPEQPVVIHEYYPRQHYAGRPVPGSVARLMQPLDLSAVAQLDGFIVTGAPIETIPFSQITYIQELRDLMATLASHQIPQLYLCWGAMAALNHFYGITKHRLPHKLFGVYPHQILQETPLLAGLTPGFVAPHARYAEMDTDQLAATPDLRVDAVTTAGDLFLVENGHQRQTFMFAHLEYDRWALVHEYHRELLAHPERTYHPAENDFEPTTMAVPPFAWQTSQHRFFTNWLAQVAQWRAVQV
- a CDS encoding NAD(P)-dependent oxidoreductase — encoded protein: MTERILLLYPLTPDQRHRLDALDAEFYTPDTYQDATGPITSIFGWSALGDQVLKDPRNQVHWIQTFSAGIDYLPLDWLAEHQVALTNASGVYSPAIAESTIGYLLYFLRGFDGAVQNQAGHFWQQPNRNDLHSLSEQRVVIYGTGSIGQAIAKLLRGFGNAPYGVNRTGHPVDGFQQTVSLDHDAELLKDADIVINNMPATDATIHYFNAAFFQQLTGLRVFVNVGRGSSVNTTALMQALDKREVLNAALDVFETEPLPRESKLWDYANVLITPHQTGFSVANNRPIFELFYQNLTSYLADGHLAVNQVDPQRGY
- a CDS encoding cytochrome ubiquinol oxidase subunit I; translated protein: MLNVGLDILGLARFQFGMTTVFHFFFVPFSIGLAFVVAVMETMYAVKGDEDYKKMAQFWGKIFLYSFAVGVVTGIIQEFQFGMNWSEYSRFMGDIFGAPLAIEALAAFFMESTFIGMWMFTWDRFNKWVHTLFIWLVMFGSSLSALWILAANSFMQNPLGYIINKQTGHVQMVDFGAIVGNPQLWNEFPHVIFGAFVTAAFVIAGCSAWRLLKKDHVTFYRKSLQVALVIGLIFSLGSIASGDTQMRYLLNNQPMKVGAMEGLYKNSTEKGEWTAIAGFDTKAHKTTWSVDVPYVLNLLSYHKLTGTVTGMNQANKELHAKYDKKFGKDINYYVPTNTLFWSFRIMSGAAALFALLAVVGLIMNRKKSQAIMKQRWFLYIMGICLWLPFIVNTCGWFITEFGRYPWVVYGLLTIADAVSPNVSVASLLTSNIIYFLMFAGMGVVMIVLSHRTLKAGPDADNTDGYAASDTDIDPYSKGAFNHD
- the cydB gene encoding cytochrome d ubiquinol oxidase subunit II, encoding MTNLQLLWFILIGVLFSGFFFLEGFDFGVGMLIKSFARNDAERDVVIRTIGPHWDGNEVWLITAGGAMFASFPMWYATLFSGFYLVLFLILAALIFRGVSFEFRANMRTQTWKTFWEWAGTIGSGCAAFLFGMLFTAMIKGMPIDQNGDMTAHFTDYVNLFSIVGGVAVTVLCLVHGLNFIRLKTEGGLRDRARAWNKILYPVLFAGEVVFAILLFVYTDFFQKKPLSTTVIVAFLVVVTALAYWGVLGNHEWLSFVGSGLSLISVVVLIFNGLFPRVMVANNPAYSLLIKNSSNSPYTLHLMTILTFSILPIVLVYFIWSYWVFYKRLASPKQSA